In a single window of the Pseudodesulfovibrio profundus genome:
- the lysA gene encoding diaminopimelate decarboxylase, which translates to MHHFDYRDGKLFAEEVSVTELAETYGTPLYIYSAATFRRHFEAFDSAFKGLDHLTCYSVKANSNLSVLKLLADMGAGMDVVSGGELFRALKAGVPAEKIVYSGVGKRAEEIRQALEAGILMFNVESLAELHKIDEVAGELGKTARISIRINPDVDPQTHPYISTGMKKNKFGLDIEHSLEAYKIAMELDNIEPVGMDCHIGSQLTNIDPFLEALDKLLKFYEKLKEMGLEIKYLDLGGGLGISYDDEQPPHPTEFGEALAARLKDVPLKVILEPGRVIAGNAGIMVTEVVYTKSNPTKNFLIVDGAMNDLIRPSLYGSYHRIAEVEQNGRDAKEYDVVGPICESGDFLARDRELPAVEQGERIALFSAGAYGFTMASNYNTRPRACELIVDGDTVSVARKRETYEDLIANEL; encoded by the coding sequence ATGCATCACTTTGACTACCGTGATGGCAAACTGTTTGCCGAAGAAGTCAGCGTAACTGAACTTGCTGAAACGTACGGAACCCCTTTGTATATCTACTCTGCTGCAACATTCAGACGTCATTTTGAGGCGTTCGATTCTGCCTTCAAGGGGCTTGATCACCTGACATGTTACTCAGTTAAAGCCAATTCCAACCTTTCTGTTCTCAAGCTTCTTGCTGATATGGGAGCAGGTATGGATGTTGTTTCTGGCGGAGAGTTGTTCCGAGCTCTCAAGGCTGGAGTCCCTGCCGAGAAAATCGTCTATTCCGGTGTTGGCAAACGTGCGGAAGAAATACGTCAGGCGCTCGAAGCCGGCATCCTGATGTTCAATGTGGAATCCCTTGCCGAGCTGCACAAGATTGATGAAGTTGCTGGTGAACTGGGTAAAACAGCACGCATAAGCATCCGCATTAATCCAGATGTCGATCCGCAGACGCACCCGTACATTTCAACGGGAATGAAAAAGAACAAATTTGGTTTGGATATTGAGCATTCATTGGAGGCTTATAAAATAGCTATGGAGCTCGATAATATCGAACCTGTAGGTATGGACTGCCACATTGGTTCCCAGTTGACGAATATTGATCCATTCCTTGAAGCTTTGGATAAGTTGCTGAAGTTCTATGAAAAGCTCAAGGAGATGGGACTTGAGATCAAATACCTTGATCTCGGTGGTGGGCTTGGTATCTCCTACGATGATGAACAGCCACCGCACCCCACTGAGTTTGGTGAAGCTTTGGCTGCCCGGTTGAAAGATGTTCCCCTCAAGGTTATTTTGGAACCAGGTCGCGTCATTGCCGGTAATGCCGGTATTATGGTTACAGAAGTTGTGTACACCAAGTCCAACCCGACCAAGAACTTCCTCATAGTTGACGGCGCCATGAACGACCTTATCCGTCCCAGCCTTTACGGTTCATACCACCGAATTGCCGAGGTGGAGCAAAATGGTCGAGATGCCAAGGAATATGATGTCGTTGGTCCCATTTGTGAATCCGGCGATTTTCTTGCTCGCGACAGGGAGCTTCCTGCAGTCGAACAGGGTGAACGAATTGCGCTCTTCTCTGCTGGTGCGTACGGATTCACCATGGCATCCAACTACAATACCCGTCCTCGGGCTTGTGAGCTGATTGTTGATGGCGACACTGTTTCCGTTGCTCGAAAGCGTGAGACCTACGAGGACCTCATAGCAAACGAACTCTAG
- the mutS gene encoding DNA mismatch repair protein MutS — translation MLEQYLRFKEDYPGSLLFFRMGDFYELFFEDAEIVARAVQIALTSRNPNDETPIPMCGMPHHAVEPYLSQLLEKGYKIAICDQVEDPKEAKGLVKRDVTRVLTPGTVVEDSNLKSKANNYLGSLYWDSKKGCGGVAWLDFSTGQWSGFSSKKEPELWQWLVKIDPSELLLPQGASVPPQYNELSGQVTPVAPAAYFDLSSSTNKVKEVQGTVDLDILDLGDKPELVRACGALLTYAENTQKSQLGHIGEFKPLNLGKHLLLDEVTERNLEIFKRLDGKSGTGTLWKVLDRTMTPMGGRLLEARLRQPWRDINPIQKNLECVRYLFDRDPLRADLRSALDSVYDLERLSTRIFLGRANPKDFISLRQSLRMLPRLHALLTNEDFTSAKELNSIAKKWDAMDDIASLLDSSLVDSPPPVITDGGLFKKGYDSQLDELIDLNEHGEDLLKKLHEKEVAANDIPKLKLGFNKVFGYYFEVSKAFKGQVPDHFIRRQTLVNSERYITPDLKELEDKIVSASEERKVLEYKLFQVLREQLSAVRSRFLFMADVIASLDYWQGLAEAARINEWCSPDVHDGMEIEIEAGRHPVVEDAMGRANYIPGDLKMDPQRRILLITGPNMAGKSTVLRQVAILTIMAQIGSFVPAKFARLGVADRVFSRVGASDNLAQGHSTFMVEMTETARILRQATKRSLVILDEIGRGTSTYDGLSLAWAVVEELSTRARGGIRTLFATHYHELTSLEGKIDGLRNLNIAVKEWKGDIVFLRRLVPGPADRSYGIEVAKLAGVPRGVVDRAREILAKLEEKSHDSRSKGAVERASQTLLPGFGAPPIEIKEELVEHPVITQLTELDVDGMTPIQALMLLNQWKDMIKG, via the coding sequence ATGCTCGAGCAGTACCTCCGGTTCAAGGAGGACTACCCGGGTAGTCTGCTGTTTTTTCGCATGGGCGATTTTTACGAATTATTTTTTGAAGATGCCGAAATAGTGGCTCGTGCCGTCCAGATTGCATTGACCAGTCGCAATCCAAATGACGAAACACCGATCCCTATGTGTGGCATGCCCCATCATGCTGTCGAACCTTATTTGAGCCAGTTGCTTGAAAAAGGGTACAAAATTGCCATCTGCGATCAAGTAGAAGATCCCAAGGAAGCCAAGGGATTGGTAAAGCGGGATGTTACTCGTGTTCTAACCCCTGGGACGGTTGTTGAGGATTCCAACCTCAAATCCAAGGCTAATAACTACCTTGGCTCACTATACTGGGACTCGAAAAAAGGATGCGGCGGTGTGGCCTGGTTGGACTTTTCCACCGGGCAATGGTCTGGGTTTTCGAGCAAAAAAGAACCAGAATTATGGCAGTGGCTCGTCAAAATAGATCCGAGTGAACTCCTGTTGCCTCAAGGAGCCAGTGTTCCGCCACAGTATAATGAATTGAGCGGCCAGGTTACCCCGGTTGCTCCTGCCGCCTACTTCGATTTATCATCATCGACAAACAAGGTTAAAGAAGTTCAAGGCACCGTTGACCTTGATATCCTTGATCTTGGTGACAAGCCTGAGTTGGTTCGAGCATGCGGAGCTTTGTTGACGTATGCCGAGAATACGCAGAAGAGCCAACTGGGTCATATTGGCGAATTCAAGCCTCTTAATCTTGGCAAGCATCTCCTTCTGGATGAAGTTACAGAGCGCAATCTGGAAATTTTCAAACGCCTCGATGGAAAAAGTGGGACTGGCACTTTGTGGAAAGTGCTCGACAGAACAATGACTCCAATGGGTGGGCGCCTGCTGGAAGCGCGATTGCGCCAGCCTTGGAGAGACATCAATCCCATTCAAAAAAATCTCGAATGCGTACGATATCTCTTCGATCGAGACCCTCTTAGGGCTGATCTTCGAAGTGCTCTTGACTCTGTATATGACCTGGAACGGTTATCGACCCGTATTTTCTTGGGAAGGGCAAATCCTAAAGATTTCATTTCGTTAAGGCAAAGCCTTAGAATGCTCCCACGTCTGCACGCTCTCCTCACAAATGAAGATTTTACCAGTGCCAAAGAGTTGAATAGCATCGCGAAAAAGTGGGATGCCATGGATGATATCGCATCACTACTTGATTCTTCTCTTGTGGACTCCCCTCCCCCTGTCATTACTGATGGCGGCTTGTTTAAAAAGGGATACGACAGTCAACTTGATGAGTTGATTGACTTGAATGAACACGGGGAAGACCTCTTGAAGAAGCTGCACGAAAAAGAAGTGGCAGCAAACGACATCCCTAAACTGAAATTAGGGTTCAACAAGGTATTTGGCTACTACTTCGAGGTCTCCAAGGCTTTCAAGGGCCAGGTGCCAGATCATTTCATCAGGCGGCAAACACTGGTTAACAGTGAGCGATACATCACGCCTGACCTCAAAGAACTTGAAGACAAAATAGTATCGGCCTCTGAGGAGAGAAAGGTACTCGAATATAAGCTCTTCCAGGTGCTTCGCGAGCAGTTGTCTGCTGTGCGCAGCCGTTTCCTTTTTATGGCGGACGTCATAGCCTCCTTGGACTACTGGCAAGGCTTGGCAGAGGCTGCGCGAATCAATGAATGGTGCAGTCCAGATGTCCATGATGGGATGGAGATTGAGATCGAAGCCGGTCGCCATCCAGTTGTTGAAGATGCCATGGGAAGAGCCAACTATATTCCCGGCGATCTGAAAATGGATCCGCAACGACGTATTCTTCTCATCACTGGCCCCAACATGGCTGGTAAATCGACAGTACTGCGCCAGGTTGCCATTTTAACGATCATGGCCCAGATAGGATCCTTTGTTCCTGCAAAATTTGCCCGTTTAGGGGTAGCTGATAGAGTTTTCTCCCGAGTCGGCGCTTCTGACAACCTTGCCCAGGGTCATTCAACCTTTATGGTTGAAATGACAGAAACAGCACGTATTCTGCGTCAGGCAACCAAGCGAAGCTTGGTTATACTCGACGAAATTGGACGTGGAACAAGCACCTACGATGGACTATCTCTCGCATGGGCTGTCGTAGAAGAACTTTCGACTCGTGCTCGAGGTGGAATCCGCACCCTGTTTGCCACCCATTATCATGAGCTTACTTCGTTGGAAGGTAAGATCGATGGATTGAGGAATCTCAATATAGCTGTCAAGGAATGGAAAGGCGATATCGTGTTTTTACGGCGACTTGTTCCCGGACCCGCGGATAGAAGTTATGGTATCGAAGTTGCCAAATTAGCCGGAGTTCCTCGGGGTGTCGTAGACCGTGCGAGAGAAATTCTTGCGAAACTTGAAGAAAAATCGCACGATAGTCGATCCAAGGGGGCGGTTGAACGCGCTTCACAAACCTTATTACCAGGTTTTGGAGCTCCCCCGATTGAAATTAAGGAAGAACTGGTGGAACACCCTGTCATCACGCAATTGACTGAGCTGGACGTCGACGGCATGACTCCCATTCAGGCCTTGATGCTGTTGAACCAGTGGAAAGATATGATTAAAGGGTGA
- a CDS encoding tetratricopeptide repeat protein codes for MAWKIFSRKKNTGYEENVKAAREAGGGELLPAQDTRAAIEELSQVVKNDPEAVEIYLALGNLYRSQGEIERAIQIRNSLIVRPGLDRKFKARALFELGRDFRRGGFLDRAEKAFEDASSSGYDSAPIQSEMARLAAERGGYEKAADAYGKLGLPLPQANNLVRLAKEYFSEGKESQAHRSLRHAIRAYPGAIEAWLEQLIQAYKAGNTRRLGDILKDALSKVAPELRFVLLEGLVQEMNRAEKSISQPLADHTEWERAAPDKDVATVVASTLEGQEPDVLLLYYGAVFFLRVGKREEAKDWLEKALVLQPGFWLARLELFELSKVDQTLTPFFKEQLDFFMGHARNVRRFYCRRCGLKRDQIFFNCPRCRSWHSIAYRTDFSQ; via the coding sequence ATGGCCTGGAAAATCTTCAGTCGCAAAAAAAACACTGGTTACGAGGAAAACGTCAAGGCTGCCAGAGAGGCCGGAGGCGGGGAACTGCTTCCGGCTCAGGATACTCGTGCAGCCATTGAAGAACTCAGCCAGGTTGTTAAAAACGACCCAGAGGCTGTAGAGATCTATCTTGCTCTTGGAAACTTGTACCGTTCCCAAGGGGAGATTGAACGGGCCATTCAGATTAGAAATAGTCTTATAGTGCGGCCGGGCCTTGATCGTAAATTCAAGGCCCGCGCCCTCTTTGAACTTGGTCGGGACTTTCGTCGCGGCGGATTTCTCGACAGGGCAGAAAAGGCGTTTGAGGATGCCTCTTCAAGTGGTTACGATTCCGCACCTATCCAGAGTGAAATGGCACGTCTGGCCGCTGAGCGCGGTGGGTACGAAAAAGCAGCCGACGCTTATGGAAAGCTGGGTCTTCCTTTGCCACAAGCCAATAATCTCGTACGCTTGGCTAAAGAATATTTTAGTGAGGGCAAAGAGTCTCAGGCCCATAGATCGCTTCGGCATGCCATTCGAGCATACCCTGGAGCTATTGAAGCGTGGCTGGAGCAACTTATCCAGGCATATAAGGCTGGAAACACTCGTCGGCTTGGCGATATTTTAAAAGATGCTTTAAGCAAAGTAGCTCCAGAGCTCAGATTCGTACTTCTTGAAGGATTGGTTCAAGAAATGAACCGAGCCGAAAAGAGTATCAGTCAGCCTTTGGCTGATCACACTGAGTGGGAACGCGCAGCCCCTGACAAAGATGTGGCCACTGTAGTGGCATCAACCCTTGAGGGGCAGGAGCCGGATGTACTTCTCCTTTATTACGGTGCTGTATTTTTCCTGCGAGTTGGTAAACGTGAAGAGGCTAAAGATTGGCTTGAAAAAGCACTCGTTCTCCAGCCCGGCTTCTGGCTGGCGCGCCTTGAACTGTTTGAACTGTCCAAAGTTGATCAAACTTTGACGCCCTTCTTCAAAGAGCAGTTGGACTTCTTCATGGGACATGCCAGAAATGTTCGACGGTTTTATTGTCGTCGCTGCGGTCTCAAGCGAGATCAAATCTTTTTCAACTGTCCCAGATGTCGCAGTTGGCACTCTATTGCGTATAGAACTGACTTTTCCCAATAA
- a CDS encoding LapA family protein has translation MRFIKVLFLLFLFVFSILFFSQNNDVLLQAFQFKLEIPYALTLHSIPLPFGVIVLASFVAGSLLTMVYFAADKIRSASKLKECKTRMASLEQELNSLRNMPISEDQPYAAVEEKKEEETA, from the coding sequence ATGCGTTTTATCAAAGTGTTATTTTTACTGTTTCTGTTCGTCTTCTCCATTCTGTTCTTTTCGCAGAACAACGACGTTCTTCTTCAGGCTTTCCAGTTCAAGCTTGAAATTCCCTACGCATTGACACTCCATTCCATTCCCCTGCCCTTCGGCGTGATCGTTCTTGCTTCTTTCGTGGCCGGCTCTTTGCTGACCATGGTTTACTTTGCTGCAGACAAAATCCGCTCTGCTTCCAAGCTGAAAGAATGCAAAACCCGCATGGCCAGCCTCGAGCAGGAGTTGAACTCTCTTCGCAACATGCCCATCAGCGAAGACCAGCCATATGCTGCAGTTGAAGAGAAGAAAGAAGAGGAAACAGCGTAG
- a CDS encoding HIT family protein, translating into MDVLWAPWRLDYILGPKPDECVFCIPSDTSEDEERYVLARGEHCFVIMNKFPYNNGHLMVTPYRHVSNLTDLSLEESNDCMLWLRHCTSILEKAFSPQGINMGLNLGEAAGAGIAQHLHFQIVPRWNGDASFMAVFGETSVIPEHLSSTYSRLKPLFDEITS; encoded by the coding sequence ATGGATGTCTTATGGGCGCCATGGCGTCTTGACTATATACTGGGGCCTAAGCCTGACGAGTGCGTTTTTTGTATTCCGAGTGATACATCGGAAGATGAGGAAAGATATGTTCTTGCACGTGGAGAACACTGTTTTGTCATCATGAACAAATTTCCTTATAATAATGGTCATCTTATGGTGACCCCGTACCGTCATGTCAGCAATCTCACGGATTTGTCTTTGGAAGAATCCAATGATTGCATGTTGTGGCTTAGACATTGTACATCTATTTTGGAAAAAGCGTTTTCGCCTCAAGGAATCAATATGGGGTTGAACTTGGGAGAAGCTGCAGGTGCAGGAATTGCGCAACATCTGCATTTTCAGATCGTTCCTCGGTGGAACGGAGACGCTTCGTTTATGGCGGTTTTCGGAGAAACTTCCGTCATTCCGGAACATCTGTCTTCAACCTACAGCAGGCTCAAACCGCTGTTTGATGAAATCACATCTTAA
- a CDS encoding CBS domain-containing protein yields MSQQQKKPKIRTKTVITAHANSDFDALASMVAASKLYPDATLVFPGSQEKNLRNFFIQSTTYLFNFKSFKDIEPESVELLVVCDTRQRGRISHVAPLLDNPGLRIHLFDHHPDTDDDLEAEQCIHKNWGSTTTIISHMLMENGTELTSEEATLLGLGIYEDTGSFGFNTTTPEDFQAAGWLKGFGMDIEVIKDLLSHELSAEQITNLGELLQNATNHDIHGIDIVFTEISTDKFVPDFALLVHKLMDMEDIQVVYALGRMGDRIHVIARSKNADVNVGAICAAMGGGGHAAAASATIKDKTLAEVRDDLFVHLYSQINPQIVVKGLMSSPPVTIEDDKSLSDAVEVMTRYGLKDVPVVQKDTMKCVGIMGHVTADKAVSHGLGDMALSEYMTRKFETVNVDTGLYNVMEIILSHRQRMLPVVNGEDIVGVITRTDLTHMLIEEPARIPKSLLPERRRERNIASTVNNRLPQSMIDLLKVAGKLASEMDTEVYAVGGFVRDILLGRPNLDLDLVVEGDGIEFAKKLVDELGGRVKAHTKFKTAVAILDDGQRVDVATARLEYYEYPAALPTVELSSIKMDLYRRDFTINALALRLNPGRFGQLVDFFGAERDIRNKTIRVLHSLSFVEDPTRILRAIRFERRFGFQIGGQTMRLIKNAIQLELFSKLSGTRVMHELQWIMNEQDPLSCLNRMQELGIMKAIHPLLELTKDRIQVLIELVKVYNWYKLLYLEPKAEPWKVFILGITMGVKREQVPQVTERLHFTKREEREFLVLRDMIGEALMKLMGWKEGKSKLSKLYFILHPIPIEGVLFLMARSRKEYIRRNISQYLSGLRYTKIEVTGNDLRELGIEPGPIYTKILTKLMEAKIDGRADTKKQQLKLAKRLSIDLDNNNDESET; encoded by the coding sequence ATGTCACAGCAGCAAAAGAAACCCAAAATACGAACTAAAACAGTTATCACAGCTCACGCCAATTCCGATTTTGACGCGTTGGCCAGCATGGTTGCGGCCAGCAAGCTGTACCCTGATGCAACTTTGGTTTTTCCAGGCAGTCAGGAAAAAAATCTTCGGAATTTTTTCATTCAAAGCACAACCTATTTGTTTAACTTCAAATCATTCAAGGACATTGAGCCTGAGTCTGTGGAGTTACTGGTTGTATGTGACACGAGACAGAGAGGGCGAATTTCACATGTCGCCCCACTCTTGGATAATCCAGGTCTTCGTATCCACCTCTTTGATCATCACCCAGATACGGATGATGACCTTGAAGCAGAGCAATGCATTCATAAAAATTGGGGATCAACAACTACCATAATATCTCACATGCTGATGGAGAATGGCACTGAATTGACCTCTGAAGAGGCAACTCTCCTAGGCTTGGGGATTTACGAAGATACTGGATCATTCGGGTTCAACACAACCACCCCGGAAGATTTTCAGGCAGCTGGATGGTTAAAAGGGTTTGGGATGGACATCGAGGTCATTAAAGACCTTTTGTCGCATGAGCTTTCTGCCGAACAGATCACCAACCTGGGTGAACTGCTCCAAAATGCAACAAACCATGACATCCATGGCATTGATATTGTCTTTACTGAGATATCAACGGATAAATTTGTGCCTGATTTCGCTCTTCTTGTTCATAAACTCATGGATATGGAAGACATACAGGTTGTCTATGCATTAGGGCGAATGGGAGATCGTATTCATGTCATTGCACGTTCCAAGAACGCCGACGTAAACGTTGGTGCCATATGTGCTGCAATGGGAGGCGGCGGTCATGCGGCAGCAGCTTCTGCTACAATTAAAGACAAAACTCTTGCTGAAGTTCGTGATGATCTGTTTGTTCACCTCTACTCTCAGATCAACCCCCAGATCGTGGTTAAGGGTCTTATGTCCAGTCCGCCTGTCACTATTGAAGATGACAAATCTCTCAGTGACGCTGTTGAGGTCATGACACGGTATGGCCTCAAAGATGTTCCTGTAGTTCAAAAAGATACTATGAAATGCGTTGGAATCATGGGGCATGTGACTGCGGACAAGGCGGTTTCGCATGGACTTGGTGACATGGCTTTAAGTGAGTACATGACACGTAAATTTGAGACTGTGAATGTTGATACTGGTCTCTATAATGTTATGGAAATCATCCTGAGCCACAGACAGCGCATGCTCCCCGTCGTCAATGGAGAAGATATTGTTGGTGTCATCACCAGAACTGATTTGACACACATGCTTATCGAAGAACCGGCACGAATTCCAAAATCATTGTTGCCAGAGCGTCGCCGAGAGCGAAATATAGCTTCTACGGTCAACAACAGATTGCCGCAATCCATGATTGACCTCCTCAAAGTGGCAGGAAAGCTCGCCAGCGAAATGGACACCGAAGTCTACGCTGTGGGCGGGTTTGTCCGCGACATCCTGCTTGGACGGCCAAATCTTGATCTTGACCTCGTCGTCGAGGGAGACGGTATCGAATTTGCGAAAAAACTCGTTGATGAGCTTGGCGGAAGAGTCAAGGCACATACCAAATTCAAGACCGCTGTAGCGATACTGGATGATGGGCAGCGTGTTGATGTAGCCACGGCAAGACTGGAATACTATGAGTACCCTGCTGCTCTCCCGACCGTAGAACTGTCCTCAATCAAAATGGATTTGTACCGGCGTGACTTTACGATCAACGCGCTGGCTTTGCGACTCAATCCCGGTCGTTTTGGTCAGTTGGTCGACTTCTTTGGCGCTGAGCGTGACATTCGTAATAAGACAATCCGCGTACTCCACTCTTTGAGCTTTGTGGAGGACCCGACCCGCATCCTTCGCGCAATCCGATTTGAGCGTCGTTTTGGCTTTCAGATTGGTGGTCAGACCATGCGTCTGATAAAAAATGCCATTCAATTGGAATTGTTTAGCAAGTTGTCTGGAACGCGAGTGATGCATGAGCTTCAGTGGATAATGAATGAACAAGATCCTCTCTCATGCTTAAATCGGATGCAGGAACTCGGCATCATGAAAGCCATTCATCCTTTACTTGAACTTACGAAAGACCGGATTCAGGTTCTTATTGAGTTGGTTAAGGTATATAATTGGTACAAATTACTCTACCTTGAACCCAAAGCTGAGCCTTGGAAGGTTTTTATTCTGGGTATAACAATGGGGGTAAAACGGGAGCAGGTTCCACAGGTTACCGAGCGTTTGCACTTCACTAAACGAGAAGAACGAGAGTTCTTAGTTCTTCGGGACATGATTGGTGAGGCGCTCATGAAACTTATGGGGTGGAAAGAAGGAAAATCCAAACTCAGCAAGCTCTATTTCATACTGCATCCCATTCCTATTGAAGGCGTGCTTTTTCTTATGGCGCGCAGCAGGAAGGAGTATATTCGGAGAAACATCTCTCAGTATCTTTCCGGGCTTCGCTATACTAAAATTGAAGTTACGGGCAATGATCTTAGAGAGTTGGGTATCGAACCTGGCCCTATTTACACTAAAATTCTAACAAAACTCATGGAAGCCAAGATAGACGGCAGAGCGGATACAAAGAAGCAACAACTCAAGCTCGCCAAACGTTTGAGTATCGATCTTGATAATAATAATGATGAAAGTGAGACCTGA
- the xerD gene encoding site-specific tyrosine recombinase XerD has translation MSKKEQVSPSLPTHRWVDRYLEYVLIEKGLSENSLACYSQDLTSLLSFLNDKSFRLEDLDDKVLFLYLTQLRAKGLKSRSLARHLSSLRGFFTFAVEEKWFKEDPGQLLENPKLPKKLPEFLSRDEISRFLKQPNTDSKLGIRDVAMLELLYAAGLRVSELISIKVLDFDPQTGILRVFGKGSKERLVPIHYTAQEILSTYIEATRPLFKPQSDFMFLNRSGKGLSRQGVWKLIKKYAAQAGIKRSISPHSFRHSFATHLLEGGADLRTVQLLLGHADISATEIYTHIQSQRLKSIHNKYHPRSGM, from the coding sequence ATGAGTAAAAAAGAACAAGTCTCCCCTTCTCTGCCAACTCACCGATGGGTGGATAGGTATCTAGAGTACGTGCTCATAGAAAAAGGACTCTCTGAGAATAGTTTAGCGTGCTATTCTCAGGACCTGACTTCCCTTCTGTCGTTTTTAAATGATAAATCATTTCGTCTTGAAGATTTGGACGACAAGGTCTTGTTTCTCTATCTCACCCAGTTACGGGCCAAAGGGCTGAAAAGTCGTTCCTTGGCCCGACACTTGTCCTCTCTGCGCGGCTTTTTTACTTTCGCTGTCGAGGAAAAGTGGTTCAAAGAAGACCCTGGGCAGCTTTTGGAGAATCCTAAACTACCTAAAAAGCTTCCAGAATTTTTATCACGAGATGAAATATCTCGTTTTTTGAAGCAACCGAACACTGACTCCAAGCTTGGCATACGTGATGTAGCCATGCTGGAGCTACTGTACGCTGCAGGTCTCAGGGTTTCTGAGCTTATCAGTATTAAGGTTCTCGACTTTGATCCCCAGACAGGGATACTGAGAGTTTTCGGTAAAGGATCGAAAGAACGTCTTGTTCCGATACATTATACAGCTCAAGAAATCCTGAGTACCTATATTGAAGCAACACGTCCTTTATTTAAGCCGCAATCCGATTTCATGTTCCTGAACAGATCAGGTAAAGGACTCTCCAGACAGGGCGTGTGGAAGCTCATTAAGAAGTACGCAGCACAGGCGGGAATTAAACGAAGCATTTCTCCGCATTCTTTCCGGCATTCTTTTGCAACTCACCTGCTGGAAGGTGGCGCAGACCTCAGAACTGTTCAGCTTTTGTTGGGACATGCGGATATTTCTGCTACGGAAATCTACACACACATTCAATCACAACGTCTTAAATCGATACATAATAAATACCATCCTCGCTCGGGTATGTAG
- a CDS encoding LL-diaminopimelate aminotransferase → MSDFKLADRLSTLPPYLFAAIDKAKAEVAAQGMDIISLGIGDPDLPTPEFIIDALHEGAKKPVNHQYPSYVGMLAYRQAVADWYKERFNVDLDAETEVVSLIGSKEGIAHFPLAYINPGDLALVATPNYPVYGIATSFAGGEVEYLPLLEENDFLVDLDAVSNDTWAKAKMIFVCYPNNPTAATATKEFYERLIEKAKEFNVIVVSDAAYTEIYYDPTNKPISILECEGAKDVCIEFHSLSKTYNMTGWRVGMAVGNKDLVAGLGKIKENVDSGIFQAVQEAGIAALKEGEPYAEKFRAIYKERRDVVSAALTKAGIKHRIPEASFYLWCNTPKGFTSSEFVTNVLKQTGVVLTPGQGFGTPGEGYFRISLTVNNERLEEAVSRISKL, encoded by the coding sequence ATGTCAGATTTCAAACTTGCAGATCGTTTGTCGACCCTTCCCCCATATCTTTTTGCAGCCATTGATAAAGCTAAAGCTGAAGTTGCAGCTCAAGGTATGGATATCATCAGTCTTGGCATTGGTGATCCGGATCTTCCGACACCAGAGTTCATCATCGATGCTCTGCACGAAGGAGCCAAAAAGCCGGTAAACCACCAGTATCCTTCATATGTAGGCATGCTGGCTTACCGTCAGGCCGTAGCAGACTGGTACAAGGAACGTTTTAATGTTGATCTTGATGCAGAAACCGAAGTTGTGTCTCTGATTGGCTCCAAAGAGGGCATTGCCCACTTCCCACTGGCATACATCAATCCCGGTGACCTTGCACTGGTCGCGACTCCCAACTACCCGGTATATGGAATCGCTACCAGCTTTGCCGGTGGAGAAGTCGAATATCTGCCTTTGCTGGAAGAGAATGACTTCCTCGTGGATTTGGACGCTGTTTCCAATGACACCTGGGCTAAAGCAAAAATGATTTTCGTCTGTTACCCCAATAACCCCACAGCTGCGACCGCTACCAAGGAATTCTATGAGCGCCTCATTGAAAAGGCCAAAGAATTCAACGTAATCGTCGTATCTGACGCTGCTTATACTGAAATTTACTACGATCCAACCAACAAACCCATCTCCATTTTGGAATGCGAAGGCGCCAAGGACGTGTGCATTGAGTTCCATTCACTGTCCAAGACGTACAACATGACAGGCTGGCGTGTTGGAATGGCCGTCGGCAACAAAGACCTCGTTGCCGGCCTTGGCAAGATCAAGGAAAACGTCGACTCTGGCATTTTCCAGGCTGTCCAGGAAGCTGGTATCGCAGCACTCAAGGAAGGGGAGCCTTACGCAGAGAAGTTCCGCGCCATCTACAAAGAGCGCCGTGACGTTGTTTCCGCAGCTCTTACAAAGGCTGGAATCAAGCATCGTATCCCTGAAGCATCATTTTACTTGTGGTGTAATACACCAAAAGGCTTCACTTCTTCCGAATTTGTCACTAATGTCCTCAAGCAAACAGGTGTCGTGCTGACACCCGGGCAAGGTTTCGGAACACCCGGCGAAGGGTATTTCCGCATTTCCCTTACCGTCAACAATGAAAGACTTGAGGAGGCAGTATCCAGGATATCGAAACTGTAA